TTCGAAGTGCAGTGGAAGAATTTTGCCTCATGGCTCATCGCCGGTGCGCTGGTTTTCGCAGGCTGTGCGCTGCTGTGGGCCGTCGTCGACCTTGTCCGCTTCCGATCGAGCCGGGCCGTGCTTTACTTCGGCACGCTTCTCGCAGCCTGGGCACTTGGCCTGGTCAACGCATTGGTGCATGCCAAAGACGGCTGGGCGAGCATGCCGGCGGCGACAATCCTATCGATCATCGTCGCCATATTGATAACCGCTGCCACAGCCTTCGCTTTGTCACCAGGTTCGCGATGAAAGTCCCGCTGGCAATCAGCCTCGCAATCGCCGTCGCAGCTTGCGGAAGCGATCCCGATCCGGCGCAATATGGCGCCAACCCCCAACTTCCCGAGCCTGAACGCGGCCTCCTGCCGCCAATGAAGATTGCTAGCCCCGCCGAATGGGGCGATGAGCGGCCCAGGGTCCCACAGGGCTATACGATCACGCCGATTGCCACAGGCTTCAAGATCCCACGGCAGACGCTCGT
The sequence above is drawn from the Sphingomonas lutea genome and encodes:
- a CDS encoding DUF2231 domain-containing protein, which produces MDRNPARSIHPLHAALIAGALPLVLGAFLADIAYARSFEVQWKNFASWLIAGALVFAGCALLWAVVDLVRFRSSRAVLYFGTLLAAWALGLVNALVHAKDGWASMPAATILSIIVAILITAATAFALSPGSR